The stretch of DNA GGGCATCAGTCAGACCCCCACGAACACAGTCACGGCTTCCGCAACAGGGGCCCAGTCCGCCGAAGCCAGCGCCACCGTCACGGTGTCCCCGCCGGCGACGGCGTGTGCGACCGGGGCTGGCGCGCTCGTGCTGAAAGACCAGGAGGCCCAGTGGATACTGACCAACGGCACCTCCAACAAGCTGCAGATCGCCGAGATTACCACCGCCTGGCCGGCCGCCAACGGCTTCCTGGACGAGGTCAGGCTAGACAATGGCAAAATCAACGGTGACAATTTCAATCCACCCTCGGCCGACATCACCTCGTTCGAGGGCTCCACCGGAGCGCGCAGCATCGATCACAACAAGTCCAGGACGCTGCACTTCAAGTTCCAGAACAACGCGAGCCCCGGCGCTTACACGATCGAGGTTCGGTTCACCAACAATTGCTCGGTTTCGTTCCCCTGAGCGAGGTGGAGGAGCCGGACCACTTCGGAGGGCCTGAAGTTTTCAGGTGCCGGATCGCTAACCTTCCTCAGGGCGATCCGCGTCGGCGGAGAGTTCCTTTGCCGAGGCCTCGGCTCCAGGTGGTTCACGGAACGGTTTCACGCGAATGGGCTTGTAACACACTTCCAGGACGGTCAGGTACTCTGTGCCTCGCGGCGCTTGCAGAACCACTCGGTCGCCTGCTGAGGATTTCATCAACGCCCGCGCCAAAGGCGACACCCAGCTGATGTGGTCACGGTCGAGGTCGACCTCGTCGGTACCGACGATGGTCACCACTCGCTCCTTTCCTGCGGCATTGACATAGCGCACGGTGGCTCCGAAGAATGCGCGCGTCGCCGCCTGCCCAGCTCTCGGACTTTCCGGGTCCACAACTTCCGCGGCATCGATTCGCTTCGTGAGAGTGCGAATCCGGCCATCGATCTGGCGCAGTCGCCGCTTGCCGTATTGATAGTCGGCGTTTTCACTGCGATCGCCGTTGCTCGCGGCCCACGCCACCACCTTGGTTACTGCCGGTCGTTCCCTGGTGAGCAGAAACCGGTGCTCGTCTTTGAGGCGCTGCAGACCTCCCGGCGTGATGTAGTTCTTGACTCGCGCGGTGGGCTCATCGACTTGCGGTTTTCTCGTAAACCCTTTTCGCATACGGTTAGTCCTGCAATCCTTGAGGCTTTAGTCTCTCCACATCTGCTTCCATCATTCCGATCCGCAGCTGACGCCAATTTCCAATATCGCCCGCCTCACCTGCGGAGCCTACATTCGCTCTTCGTTCCCCTGTTGAAGAGCGACAACCTGCTCCTGCATCTCTAGAATCCCTGCCTGAAGTTCGATCACCTTCTGTTGTACGTCAATGCTGGCGACGCCCTTCACTGCCTTAAGGATGTCCTTTGAGGTCTCTATGAGCCCCATCGGTCCTCCAACTGACGATTCTTCAAGGTGGCAGTCATAATCGAACTACCTTGGAAGAATTATAGCCTGGAGGACCATCGGGATTGTCAGCAGGGCAGCTGCCGGACGCGCTCCCACATGTCCTGGTCGCTTGGATGCGTGTAGATCGTGGTATTCAGTGGGCTCACGTGCCTCGCGAACCTCTGCGCCATGAAGAGGTCCTCAGATGCCGATTGGATATTCTCCTTGCACGCGTGGAAGCTACCATCACGACGTCAGTGCAAGCCTTGCCATTCGATGCTGTACGCGAGCTCGCCATAGGCATATACTTCTCACAGGCATTCCCCATACATGCGGTCCTTCAGGTGGAGAGCCGTGCCTTCGGCTTCGAGCACGTGCTCCCTTCTGTCACGGAACGGGCCTATGCCACCGTTGTGGAGGTAAAGGCAAAGTCCGAGCGGTGCGTTCCAGGAGGACCGAAGTATCTGTGCCTGGGGCGGTTCTGAGCTAGTGAGGAACTGGAGGAAACGAGGATAA from Candidatus Polarisedimenticolia bacterium encodes:
- the greB gene encoding transcription elongation factor GreB is translated as MRKGFTRKPQVDEPTARVKNYITPGGLQRLKDEHRFLLTRERPAVTKVVAWAASNGDRSENADYQYGKRRLRQIDGRIRTLTKRIDAAEVVDPESPRAGQAATRAFFGATVRYVNAAGKERVVTIVGTDEVDLDRDHISWVSPLARALMKSSAGDRVVLQAPRGTEYLTVLEVCYKPIRVKPFREPPGAEASAKELSADADRPEEG